The following coding sequences are from one Lipingzhangella halophila window:
- a CDS encoding NAD(P)-dependent oxidoreductase, with protein sequence MASQTNPDVTIIGLGLMGRALAGALLKAGHQVTVWNRTAAKAEELLAQGALLADSANSAVTASPVTITCVADYPSLQQAFAPVSDELDGRLLVNLTSGDSAQARDMARWTEQRGAHYLDGAIMAVPPTIGTADAVILLSGSKTAFDSQRSVLDALGTATHLGADHGLSALYDVAGLSMMWGVLNAWLQGVALLATAGIDASTYTPFAVQMAQGTAGWLEGYADQVDSGTYPPDDATLATHAGGMAHLVEESERLGVNAELPRLFKSLVDRAITAGQAGKSYPALVEQFNQESRTS encoded by the coding sequence ATGGCTTCCCAAACGAATCCTGACGTGACAATCATCGGCCTGGGGCTCATGGGTAGGGCGCTGGCGGGCGCGCTGCTCAAGGCGGGACACCAGGTCACCGTGTGGAACCGCACGGCCGCCAAGGCAGAGGAACTGCTGGCTCAGGGGGCACTGCTTGCCGACTCGGCCAACAGTGCGGTCACCGCCAGCCCGGTGACCATCACGTGTGTCGCTGACTACCCGTCACTACAACAAGCGTTCGCCCCAGTCTCCGATGAGCTCGATGGTCGACTCCTGGTCAACCTAACGTCGGGCGACTCAGCGCAGGCCCGCGATATGGCCCGATGGACCGAGCAACGAGGCGCCCACTATCTCGACGGTGCGATCATGGCGGTCCCGCCGACCATCGGCACCGCCGACGCAGTGATCCTGCTGAGCGGCTCCAAGACCGCCTTCGACAGTCAGCGGTCCGTCCTCGACGCGCTCGGAACCGCCACCCATCTCGGTGCGGACCACGGCCTGTCTGCCCTGTACGACGTCGCCGGCCTGAGCATGATGTGGGGCGTCCTGAACGCCTGGCTCCAGGGCGTTGCCCTGCTTGCAACCGCCGGCATCGACGCGTCCACCTATACGCCGTTCGCGGTGCAGATGGCGCAGGGAACGGCCGGGTGGCTGGAAGGTTATGCCGACCAGGTCGACAGTGGCACCTACCCGCCCGACGACGCGACGCTCGCCACCCACGCGGGTGGAATGGCCCACCTCGTTGAGGAGAGCGAAAGGCTGGGCGTCAACGCGGAGCTCCCGAGGCTGTTCAAGTCGCTGGTGGACCGGGCGATCACTGCCGGCCAAGCAGGAAAGAGCTACCCCGCTCTGGTCGAGCAGTTCAACCAGGAGTCGAGGACCTCATGA
- a CDS encoding MerR family transcriptional regulator: MHIGELSRRTEVNAHQLRYYEAQGLLEPDRTTAGYRVYDQADVVKVKQIRHLLNAGLSTEDIAYLLPCATGETPELAGCPELLAAMRTRLRRLDDQVDTLTRSREALAHYIDEAARVGGETYGPFGATAPEPTPA; the protein is encoded by the coding sequence TTGCACATCGGAGAGTTGAGCCGTCGGACTGAGGTCAACGCCCATCAGTTGCGGTACTACGAAGCACAAGGACTGCTGGAGCCGGACCGCACCACGGCCGGATACCGGGTGTACGACCAGGCGGATGTCGTCAAGGTGAAGCAGATCCGGCACCTCCTCAACGCCGGACTGTCAACCGAGGACATCGCTTACCTGCTGCCATGCGCGACCGGAGAAACCCCCGAACTCGCCGGTTGCCCCGAGCTCCTGGCAGCCATGCGGACCCGGCTGCGCCGCTTGGACGACCAGGTAGACACGCTGACCCGCTCCCGAGAGGCACTAGCCCACTACATCGACGAAGCCGCACGAGTCGGCGGCGAGACCTACGGCCCCTTCGGCGCGACCGCGCCGGAGCCAACCCCCGCCTGA
- a CDS encoding helix-turn-helix domain-containing protein, with amino-acid sequence MAKSHGYTARHRRLSAELKRMREEAGLSSTYVAERMGWNQTKVNRLERGEWKRLKEDDLRSLAALYQVTAPERQDALVAMAKQASTKGWWAHYTDVLGTGAYVALETTATGLRFYSGMLVPGLLQTPNYAKAVIRGFGVTNEAEVQRRLEARLRRQDLLERESPTVEAVIDEAALRKNVGGPLTMSEQIIHLCLLNQQGKATIRVLPDSVGAHRGLGGHFVILDFANEQDDPVVFIDDGHKGFFREEPEEIESYRMTYDSVYESALSSTESDTYMRKLIDELME; translated from the coding sequence ATGGCGAAGAGTCACGGTTACACCGCACGGCACCGCCGCCTCTCAGCCGAACTCAAGCGCATGCGCGAGGAAGCAGGCCTCTCCTCTACCTACGTCGCTGAGCGGATGGGGTGGAACCAAACGAAGGTGAACCGCCTAGAACGCGGCGAGTGGAAGCGACTGAAGGAAGACGACCTGCGCAGCCTCGCGGCGCTCTACCAAGTGACTGCCCCCGAGAGGCAGGATGCGCTGGTCGCAATGGCCAAGCAGGCCAGCACGAAGGGGTGGTGGGCCCACTACACTGACGTCCTCGGCACGGGTGCCTACGTAGCGCTCGAAACAACCGCGACTGGGCTCCGGTTCTACAGCGGCATGCTTGTACCTGGACTGCTTCAGACTCCGAACTACGCGAAGGCTGTCATCCGTGGGTTCGGCGTCACCAACGAGGCCGAGGTCCAACGCCGGCTGGAAGCACGACTACGACGCCAAGATCTCCTCGAACGCGAGAGCCCCACCGTCGAAGCGGTGATCGATGAAGCTGCGCTGCGAAAGAACGTTGGCGGACCACTGACGATGTCCGAGCAGATAATCCACTTGTGCCTGCTCAATCAGCAGGGCAAAGCGACCATCCGCGTACTTCCCGACTCGGTGGGCGCCCACAGAGGACTCGGCGGCCACTTCGTCATCCTCGACTTCGCCAACGAGCAGGACGATCCCGTGGTCTTCATCGACGACGGACACAAAGGCTTCTTCCGGGAAGAGCCAGAGGAAATCGAGAGCTATAGGATGACCTATGACAGTGTCTACGAATCAGCGCTCAGCAGCACAGAGTCGGACACGTACATGAGGAAGCTCATCGATGAACTCATGGAGTAA
- a CDS encoding zeta toxin family protein — translation MERLSEREKQTVTRRRLRRLTPPGRPEREPAERPHAVLIGGQQASGKTTTQGFVHQSLGVRNAASYDGCCGAGR, via the coding sequence ATGGAGAGGTTGAGCGAACGAGAAAAGCAGACAGTAACTCGAAGGCGACTCCGGCGCCTCACTCCGCCAGGTCGACCCGAACGAGAGCCCGCAGAGCGGCCGCACGCTGTGCTGATCGGAGGACAGCAGGCGTCAGGGAAAACTACTACACAGGGCTTCGTTCATCAGAGCCTTGGTGTGCGGAACGCGGCGTCGTACGACGGTTGTTGCGGGGCGGGACGTTGA
- a CDS encoding ATP-binding protein gives MIGLNGTRGASRLAVRYFDDRILLNESEAWAYFRLPTVSYEFTTPEEREALATNITIALAAIRMNDAEVHLRIAHRTYPAADWATALDDTSDSGPGWFDYLDEMYRHVWAKDFWTKEVYLGVRLGQRGGVGTQLGLFSQMFGVYQRTEQVLGLQDEAIDDKEIARWTEQAERLGRALAASSLHARHAYSDEIAWLIRHAVSGTLEDPQASAVGRRTWGRGEIEQLTEGVIHNGRSMLRLEQPAGSTFVAYLSFSRFPDLMPFPDGEPWLHYADGLPFPVEASLRMKLVPPSKASKDVSHKLAHARDMDAHIREAGSEAPIALVEQIDAARMLEHGITKERLPFVYGWHRLMVSAPAEQLLGQRVEAVIEHYRDIGIDVVNSTGDQFALFNESLPGDRIRVNAYTQRQPLRTIAGAMPTATVDVGDRRDPTSGGGGWTGPYIGETLGRARNIVHFDPMVAAARNRPTAIAITGEPGGGKTTLALLLIHQLALRGVTVAAIDPKGDAESLVRLLQSRGRKARIMSLSSAEPGLLDPFGFGDDLPMKKTMATETLRLLLPRMSEERESAMIQAVAAVANQPRPSLAKVVQHLEESDDPASRNLGAVLRSMSEMRLASLCFDPQGETQIDTEGWTTVFTLGGLTLPDSAIQRDDYSYEQRLSVALLYLVSQFARRLMNGIDRRLPKAIFLDEAWAVTSTPEGAKLVPEVSRMGRSRNTALILVSQNAGDLLNEQVTNCLSSAFSFRSSERVEVEAVMALLGVEPSEDHMAMLRNLGNGECIYRDLDGRAGRIAVDLVSEELQAWLDTNPTRQRPDAPGGGRAERASGNGSNSGNGGNGGNVTLVGTGDTERER, from the coding sequence ATGATCGGCCTGAACGGCACCCGAGGCGCGAGCCGCCTCGCGGTCCGGTACTTCGACGACCGCATCCTGCTCAACGAGTCCGAAGCCTGGGCGTACTTCCGGCTGCCGACGGTGTCCTACGAGTTCACCACCCCTGAGGAACGCGAGGCGCTGGCCACCAACATCACCATCGCGCTGGCCGCGATCCGGATGAACGACGCCGAGGTGCACCTGCGCATCGCGCACCGCACTTACCCGGCGGCCGACTGGGCCACCGCTCTGGACGACACCTCCGACTCCGGGCCCGGCTGGTTCGACTACCTGGACGAGATGTACCGGCACGTCTGGGCCAAGGACTTCTGGACCAAGGAGGTCTACCTGGGTGTCCGGCTCGGCCAGCGGGGCGGGGTCGGTACCCAGCTCGGGCTGTTCTCCCAGATGTTCGGGGTGTACCAGCGCACGGAGCAGGTGCTGGGCCTCCAGGACGAGGCCATCGACGACAAGGAGATCGCCCGCTGGACCGAGCAGGCCGAGCGGCTGGGCCGGGCACTGGCCGCCAGCTCGCTGCATGCGCGGCACGCGTACTCCGACGAGATCGCCTGGCTGATCCGGCACGCTGTCTCGGGGACGCTTGAGGACCCGCAGGCTTCGGCCGTCGGGCGGCGCACCTGGGGGCGGGGCGAGATCGAGCAGTTGACCGAGGGCGTCATCCACAACGGGCGTTCGATGCTGCGCCTGGAGCAGCCCGCCGGCTCGACCTTCGTCGCCTACCTCTCGTTCTCCCGGTTCCCGGACCTGATGCCGTTCCCCGACGGGGAGCCGTGGCTGCACTACGCGGACGGGCTGCCGTTCCCGGTGGAGGCGTCGCTGCGGATGAAGCTCGTCCCGCCGTCTAAGGCCAGCAAGGACGTTAGCCATAAGCTCGCCCACGCGCGCGACATGGACGCCCACATCCGCGAGGCGGGGAGTGAGGCGCCCATCGCGCTCGTCGAGCAGATCGACGCGGCGCGGATGCTGGAGCACGGCATCACCAAGGAGCGCCTGCCGTTCGTGTACGGCTGGCACCGCCTGATGGTGTCGGCGCCCGCCGAGCAGTTGCTGGGGCAGCGGGTGGAGGCGGTGATCGAGCACTACCGCGATATCGGGATCGACGTGGTGAACTCCACCGGCGACCAGTTCGCGCTGTTCAACGAATCGTTGCCGGGCGATCGCATCCGGGTGAACGCCTACACGCAGCGCCAGCCGCTGCGCACCATCGCCGGTGCGATGCCCACCGCCACGGTCGACGTGGGCGACCGCCGCGACCCCACCTCCGGGGGCGGTGGCTGGACCGGCCCCTACATCGGCGAGACGCTGGGGCGGGCCCGCAACATCGTGCACTTCGACCCGATGGTGGCCGCGGCCCGCAACCGGCCCACCGCCATCGCGATCACCGGCGAGCCGGGCGGCGGCAAGACCACGCTGGCCCTGCTGCTGATCCACCAGTTGGCGCTGCGCGGGGTCACCGTTGCGGCCATCGACCCCAAGGGCGACGCGGAGTCGCTGGTGCGGCTGCTGCAGAGCCGGGGGCGCAAGGCCCGCATCATGTCGCTGAGCTCGGCCGAGCCAGGGCTGCTCGACCCGTTCGGGTTCGGCGACGACCTGCCAATGAAGAAGACCATGGCCACGGAGACACTGCGGCTGCTGCTGCCCCGGATGAGCGAGGAACGCGAATCCGCGATGATCCAGGCGGTGGCGGCCGTGGCAAACCAGCCCCGGCCGAGCCTGGCGAAGGTCGTGCAGCACCTGGAGGAGTCCGACGACCCCGCGTCCCGCAACCTGGGCGCGGTGCTGCGCTCCATGTCCGAGATGCGGCTGGCCAGCCTGTGCTTCGACCCGCAGGGCGAGACCCAGATCGACACCGAGGGGTGGACCACCGTGTTCACCCTCGGCGGGCTGACCCTGCCCGACTCCGCCATCCAGCGCGACGACTACTCGTATGAGCAGCGGTTGAGCGTTGCGCTGCTGTACCTGGTGAGCCAGTTCGCCCGCCGGCTGATGAACGGCATTGACCGGCGACTTCCCAAAGCGATCTTCCTGGACGAGGCATGGGCGGTCACCTCCACCCCCGAGGGCGCCAAGCTGGTGCCCGAGGTGTCGCGGATGGGGCGCTCCCGCAACACCGCGCTCATCCTGGTCAGCCAGAACGCGGGTGACCTGCTCAACGAGCAGGTCACCAACTGCCTGTCGAGCGCGTTCAGCTTCCGCTCCAGCGAACGTGTGGAGGTGGAGGCCGTCATGGCCCTGCTGGGCGTGGAGCCATCCGAAGACCACATGGCCATGCTCCGCAACCTCGGTAATGGCGAGTGCATCTACCGCGACCTGGACGGGCGCGCCGGGCGCATCGCCGTCGACCTGGTGTCGGAGGAGCTGCAGGCGTGGCTCGACACCAACCCAACGAGGCAACGACCAGACGCACCCGGCGGCGGCAGAGCTGAGCGCGCGAGCGGGAACGGCAGCAACAGCGGGAACGGCGGAAACGGCGGAAACGTAACCCTGGTGGGCACCGGGGACACCGAGCGGGAGCGGTGA
- a CDS encoding DUF397 domain-containing protein: MLDPRPLRWKKSSYSTGTGQECVEVTHFDSFKNIAIRDSEKSDSNQIIIPNKEWVRFIRSQLINPII, from the coding sequence ATGCTTGACCCCCGCCCCCTCAGATGGAAGAAGAGCAGCTACAGCACTGGGACTGGGCAGGAGTGCGTCGAGGTAACCCACTTCGACAGCTTCAAAAATATCGCAATTCGCGATTCAGAAAAATCAGATTCCAATCAAATAATAATCCCCAATAAAGAATGGGTGAGATTCATTAGATCTCAATTAATTAATCCAATTATTTAA
- a CDS encoding type IV secretion system protein — protein MALMGLLMLGFLLVPLGSTSAQAQQMCEGDPAPQPEAAGSGADGLLKPPDSRPSLAEGTDGLPPDSSLYGEYGTAGQQWHTIRESCVDKLSSSAVATLSNSAWDLSKTINQSTLTVYGAATSDGLLNNFNSLVEDLVSELREGIWRPLLPTVIILGAVWLGWYGLIRKRVTLTVESAIWMVLATALGIWVLVNPGQILSLASNVVNSGGQMVNSAISRVSIDGPSNECPPEAPAVERASWEDGSDFAVRQNSHMLWSGLVCQPWLAGEFGSGPAADAAAEEYGVALINAQGISQTEQEEIQSGDVGAEELIEQKQSEYQDVAASVQADYPEVYPIFEGNQQGARLGVATLALFASIFAGGLILAGSVALIVLKIGFLLLLLLAPLFLLIGVHPGYGRTVLLRWIEMMLGLLLKQIFIVLLISILVMCYGLVMATNLGWGLQMILLALFTLALFVYRKPFAHLFASVNANTFTSRMVNDAVTSQALSRSANVLPPVAYMRAQKWGLKNSPQLAAAASAVPAGGGAGAGDPGDAARGTTPATSASEGADNNSPATRGDNNTRARGAAGYGRVRGQSGPPPLNVAQSGGKSDSPRQKPDVSTQRSSSEAPRLSEAASGGMGGPSASSSGGGSRGPIPPRPAGGYTGTGDTGWASVFGTGSGSGQRPPSSSGDGGGAAGATRDQADVSNGRGIFRGRTETPPRGNPGGGSRWGGPRPKQQKPPPPPRAPRPAASSNRGEGGNWITGSSNRSNKDAPTSPFWTGSSSQRSDKHRRDVPFWLRDED, from the coding sequence ATGGCGCTGATGGGTCTGCTGATGCTGGGCTTCCTGCTGGTCCCGCTGGGGAGCACGAGTGCCCAGGCGCAACAAATGTGCGAAGGCGACCCGGCCCCGCAGCCGGAGGCTGCGGGAAGTGGCGCCGATGGGTTGCTCAAGCCGCCAGATTCACGGCCGTCGCTTGCTGAAGGAACAGACGGACTTCCTCCTGACTCAAGCCTCTACGGCGAATATGGTACTGCTGGACAGCAATGGCACACGATCCGTGAATCGTGTGTGGACAAGTTGAGTTCGAGTGCGGTAGCCACACTGAGCAACAGTGCGTGGGATCTGTCGAAGACAATCAACCAATCAACTTTGACTGTCTATGGGGCAGCGACTTCAGACGGGCTCTTGAATAATTTTAATTCCCTGGTCGAAGACCTCGTTTCAGAGTTGCGCGAAGGTATCTGGCGTCCGCTTCTTCCGACGGTTATCATTCTTGGTGCTGTTTGGCTTGGCTGGTATGGCCTGATTCGGAAGCGAGTGACGCTCACTGTAGAGAGCGCGATCTGGATGGTGCTGGCCACAGCATTGGGGATTTGGGTGCTGGTGAACCCCGGTCAGATTCTCTCCTTGGCGAGCAATGTTGTTAACTCGGGTGGCCAGATGGTCAATTCGGCAATCTCAAGAGTTTCTATCGATGGGCCATCGAACGAGTGTCCGCCTGAAGCGCCGGCTGTCGAGCGTGCATCCTGGGAGGATGGTAGCGATTTTGCCGTACGGCAAAACTCACACATGCTTTGGTCTGGTTTAGTCTGCCAGCCCTGGCTGGCGGGTGAGTTCGGCAGCGGTCCTGCAGCTGATGCTGCCGCAGAGGAGTATGGTGTAGCGCTTATCAATGCTCAAGGGATAAGCCAGACTGAGCAAGAGGAAATTCAAAGCGGTGATGTAGGTGCTGAAGAGCTCATAGAACAAAAGCAAAGCGAATACCAGGATGTGGCTGCTAGCGTTCAAGCGGATTATCCGGAAGTCTACCCAATATTTGAAGGCAATCAGCAAGGGGCGAGGCTTGGTGTTGCAACGCTAGCGCTTTTTGCTTCGATTTTTGCCGGCGGATTGATTCTCGCGGGTTCGGTTGCGCTGATAGTTCTTAAAATTGGGTTCTTGCTCTTGCTGTTGTTGGCTCCATTGTTTCTTCTTATTGGAGTTCATCCGGGCTACGGTCGAACGGTCCTGCTGAGATGGATCGAGATGATGCTCGGATTGCTCTTGAAGCAGATATTTATCGTTTTGTTAATTTCTATACTTGTTATGTGCTACGGGTTGGTCATGGCGACTAACCTTGGGTGGGGATTGCAGATGATTCTTCTTGCTCTCTTCACTCTTGCGCTTTTTGTATACCGAAAACCATTCGCTCACCTCTTCGCTTCGGTCAATGCGAACACCTTCACCTCGCGTATGGTCAACGATGCTGTGACGAGTCAAGCGCTAAGCCGAAGCGCGAACGTGCTCCCTCCGGTCGCGTACATGCGAGCACAGAAGTGGGGGCTTAAGAACTCACCACAGCTCGCCGCGGCAGCGTCAGCAGTTCCGGCCGGTGGAGGAGCCGGCGCAGGTGATCCAGGTGACGCAGCGCGTGGCACGACGCCGGCCACGAGCGCGAGTGAGGGCGCTGATAACAACAGTCCCGCGACGCGGGGTGACAACAACACACGTGCGCGGGGGGCCGCTGGTTACGGCCGCGTGCGCGGGCAGTCAGGCCCCCCGCCGTTGAACGTTGCGCAAAGCGGCGGGAAGAGCGATTCCCCGCGTCAGAAGCCGGATGTCTCTACGCAACGCAGTTCGTCCGAGGCTCCCCGGCTCAGCGAAGCGGCGTCGGGCGGGATGGGTGGCCCCTCAGCGTCGTCGAGCGGAGGTGGCAGCCGTGGTCCGATTCCTCCACGTCCGGCGGGCGGATACACCGGGACTGGAGATACTGGTTGGGCATCGGTCTTTGGGACCGGTTCCGGCTCCGGGCAGCGGCCACCATCCAGTAGCGGTGACGGCGGGGGCGCTGCCGGCGCGACTCGCGATCAGGCGGATGTGAGCAACGGCCGAGGGATCTTCCGAGGCCGTACGGAGACACCTCCGCGTGGCAATCCCGGTGGCGGGTCCCGCTGGGGCGGCCCCCGGCCCAAACAGCAGAAGCCTCCGCCGCCCCCCAGAGCTCCGCGCCCGGCCGCGTCGTCGAACCGAGGCGAAGGTGGAAACTGGATCACCGGCTCGTCCAACAGGTCCAACAAGGACGCACCCACGAGTCCGTTCTGGACCGGTTCCTCGTCGCAGCGCAGTGACAAGCATCGCCGCGATGTCCCGTTCTGGCTGAGGGACGAAGACTGA
- a CDS encoding C40 family peptidase, which produces MLSRFVTPTPSDQGSCATRLAIAVGVFLAGIVVLAIIVIPTAIMNPGVLNIAGGLQCTTDETAEQAESSSYAEDSIPENYLEIYRETGEDKGIPWNILAGVGQVESKHGRWDGPGITEGHNDWGAAGPMQFGALDGSAAGNSWGGEPVMDADERPEEGYGQDGNDDGVVSVYDPADAIPAAADYLIEHGAEEDMRQAIFGYNHAWWYVDDVTDWADRYADGDFETSSDVETAVNCEVNEDGDPIAQAPDELTQQVVDWAMDQRGKPYLWGGTGPNAFDCSGLTMRAYESIGVTIPRVSQDQWGFGPEVSQGEEQPGDLVFFDVQRAGEPGGPGHVGMVIGDGLMVEAWCTDCGPIATREYDDPSRADILGFTRPLEHPDVKAQLES; this is translated from the coding sequence ATGCTCTCCCGCTTCGTTACCCCCACTCCATCCGATCAGGGATCGTGCGCCACTCGGCTCGCGATCGCTGTTGGCGTGTTTCTGGCGGGCATCGTCGTACTCGCCATCATCGTGATCCCGACCGCCATCATGAACCCTGGCGTGCTCAACATCGCGGGTGGGCTGCAATGCACTACTGACGAGACCGCGGAGCAGGCCGAAAGCAGTAGTTACGCCGAGGATTCGATCCCCGAGAACTACCTGGAGATCTACCGGGAGACAGGAGAGGACAAGGGGATCCCGTGGAACATCCTCGCCGGCGTCGGCCAGGTGGAGAGTAAGCACGGTCGGTGGGACGGCCCCGGCATCACAGAAGGACACAATGACTGGGGCGCCGCGGGACCGATGCAGTTCGGTGCGCTCGATGGTTCAGCGGCGGGCAACAGTTGGGGCGGCGAGCCGGTAATGGATGCCGACGAGCGTCCGGAAGAGGGGTACGGCCAGGACGGCAACGATGACGGTGTCGTCAGTGTCTATGATCCCGCCGACGCCATTCCGGCTGCCGCGGACTACCTGATCGAGCATGGCGCCGAAGAGGACATGCGTCAGGCGATCTTCGGTTACAACCACGCCTGGTGGTACGTGGACGATGTCACTGACTGGGCCGACCGGTACGCCGATGGCGACTTCGAAACGAGTTCCGATGTCGAGACCGCGGTCAATTGTGAGGTCAACGAGGACGGCGACCCGATCGCGCAGGCTCCCGACGAACTGACGCAGCAAGTGGTTGACTGGGCGATGGATCAGCGAGGAAAACCGTATCTCTGGGGCGGAACGGGGCCGAATGCGTTCGACTGCTCAGGGCTGACGATGCGGGCCTACGAGAGTATCGGTGTCACGATTCCGCGGGTCTCGCAGGACCAGTGGGGATTCGGCCCGGAAGTTTCCCAGGGTGAGGAACAACCAGGTGACCTGGTCTTTTTCGACGTCCAGCGTGCAGGTGAACCGGGGGGACCTGGACATGTCGGCATGGTGATCGGTGACGGCCTGATGGTGGAAGCATGGTGCACCGACTGCGGCCCAATTGCTACCCGAGAGTACGACGATCCAAGCCGAGCTGACATCTTGGGGTTCACCCGCCCCCTGGAGCACCCTGATGTTAAGGCGCAACTGGAGAGCTAA